A DNA window from Drosophila pseudoobscura strain MV-25-SWS-2005 chromosome 2, UCI_Dpse_MV25, whole genome shotgun sequence contains the following coding sequences:
- the Rim gene encoding regulating synaptic membrane exocytosis protein 1 isoform X23 — MDDMPDLSHLTPHERMQIENVLMRQKQEEEAQNEIMRRKQDEVVTLEMQIRQRSEQQKKAGVELDATCHICLKTKFADGVGHICHYCNIRCCARCGGKVTLRSNKVIWVCILCRKKQELLSKTGQWINKTGAQQDGFIRRIEPDGSSDISQQAIVDPRDTTDKRPKLERTRSAAEKENLPMQRAGSMLRRQYSQQEQPTNRRLSVSDSGMDPMMSPGQHPHQQQQQHPQQQRGRMQPMNPQQSQQGYGGYGMQQQQQQQQQQQQQRSGGAYPEDDPRYYQGELDGLMKQHPHLAHPSQVQPQHSQQQQQHPQHQQQQQHPQHSQHQQQQHQHQQQQHPQQQQQHPQQQQFAARQQTYQAQIHTPPQSHMQQGQQQQQIHPHSQQSMSMSQQIAGGYQKAPPLTRNLTISGGHAMDSSSYGQQQLQQQQHQQQQNRRPQYASQQQRSFSSSEEEFQNQLLQAQAQAAGAGATVSAGSDYDGNFGGVQGVQKVLSPGDLQIHANNPVNWQTSADNTRLIGHMILRKYYDGEDILGLKVNGGQPIGGVGRGIGGGPLGVGVGGGPCGAIVEKVKRGSVADLEGRIRPGDEIIEWNGRNLHNKSADEVYDIIDESRLDAQVELIVSRPISGSGGSSQNVSPSSACSTNTNSSSLPPRRSTANFPHSGLATSMAGSAVVSSGGRYLQRKAPAVEAIEIHRDKPSVLITSPGSPDIHVTAASGAGNGARSQRGGASQHIQRLGPSHSTHSHSSSGSGSVSGSSTTSSVHAASGSLQGASVPAAASTNSSSAPGGGLHGTTTAGHHHHHHCHQPLPSVHLHGTHGGLGMGSGAGTTTQPIPIEGRLQLKLGYDQNTLQLIVTLVCATGLSLRQSGAGRNPYAKVFLLPDRSHKSKRRTKTVGTTCEPRWAQTFLYSGLRRCDLNGRLLEVTLWDYVRYGANDFIGEVVIDLAHHILDDEAEWYQLQPHQDTSYLLRDEGSDVDGLILTPTDHLSPPSTMSRLSDSDTTSDCDIDGMTPVASISSMGSSASPPPMLELDLNERRSRRDMSPQGRKRVAGMVARDYRTVSGIGQSYHNQASATGYYRRGGGGVGVGGGNGVGGSCIGPGGMSLSHRSHSAAPNDSYHSGGGGGVGGVPSGGPGYGYRSTSPRRGSLSPPDDRYIDYPVLPVHGSPNAPSIYPGSGPSSGVAATSATQQQRFQSRSATATPTGSPKKRQLPQVPQTSRSAMLRDRLGQDFDERLASGSRFGRHRTRQPHHQATYRSTGMGGWERHYTGLSDSDLHSMDARMRPRHSLSPDKDFMGEFGDSDMESVVSVTSSAFSTQSERPRTSRGLSEYDKDKNGPEGGAKSTEGGTGGEDKADGSQSDTANDRKKGGTVDQERSPKGGSGMGKKSNSTSQLSATEQEQYQAQYSGSSTSSASHHHHITLPPPHPYYQRQSRGSAGSIQRSVEVPPVLSVTRYSAGSIHSISSSEGSSFSPSLRNDGALNEFVEGLGPGQLVGRQVLGAPSLGDIQLSMCHQKGFLEVEVIRARGLTQKPSSKMLPAPYVKVYLVSGKNCVDKMKTSTARRTLDPLYQQQLVFKHSYAGCILQITVWGDYGRIEKKVFMGVAQIMLDDLNLSNIVIGWYKLFGTTSLVSCSSIGLGSRRSSLASLDSLKL, encoded by the exons ATGGACGACATGCCCGATCTCTCGCATTTGACCCCCCACGAGCGCATGCAGATCGAGAATGTGCTCATGCggcagaagcaggaggaggaggcacagaACGAGATAATGCG TCGCAAACAGGACGAGGTTGTCACTTTGGAAATGCAAATCAGACAACGCTCCGAGCAGCAAAAGAAGGCCGGCGTCGAGCTGGATGCCACCTGTCACATATGCCTTAAGACCAAGTTTGCCGATGGCGTCGGACACATTTGCCATTACTGCAACATACGCTGCTGTGCCCGTTGCGGCGGCAAGGTGACACTTCGCAGCAACAAG GTGATTTGGGTGTGTATACTCTGCCGCAAGAAGCAGGAGCTGCTCTCCAAGACGGGCCAATGGATCAACAAAACGGGAGCCCAGCAGGACGGTTTTATCCGCCGCATCGAGCCCGACGGCAGCAGC GACATCTCCCAGCAGGCCATTGTGGATCCGCGCGACACGACGGACAAGCGGCCCAAGCTGGAGCGTACGCGCAGTGCCGCCGAGAAGGAGAACCTGCCCATGCAACGGGCTGGCAGCATGCTACGGAGGCAGTACtcgcagcaggagcagcccaCGAATCGCCGTCTGTCCGTCTCGGACAGTGGCATGGATCCCATGATGAGCCCGGGCCAGCAtccgcatcagcagcagcagcagcatccacagcaacagcgagGCCGCATGCAGCCAATGAATccgcagcagtcgcagcaggGATACGGGGGCTAtggcatgcagcagcaacagcagcagcagcagcaacagcagcagcagagatcGGGTGGTGCCTATCCAGAGGATGATCCGCGTTACTATCAG GGCGAACTGGATGGCTTGATGAAACAACATCCCCATCTGGCGCATCCCAGCCAAGTGCAGCCGCAGCAttcacaacagcagcagcaacatccacagcatcagcagcagcagcaacacccaCAACATtcgcagcaccagcagcagcagcatcagcatcagcagcagcaacatccacaacagcagcagcaacatccacagcagcaacaatttgcGGCGCGACAGCAAACGTACCAGGCACAGATACATACTCCACCGCAATCGCACATGCAACaggggcaacaacagcagcagatccatccccattcccagcAGTCGATGTCCATGTCCCAGCAGATAGCTGGTGGCTACCAGAAGGCGCCGCCACTGACCCGAAACCTGACCATCAGCGGGGGACATGCCATGGACAGCAGCTCGTACGGTCAGCAGCaacttcagcagcagcagcaccagcagcagcaaaatcgAAGGCCCCAGTATGcctcacagcagcagcgatccTTCAGCAGCTCCGAGGAGGAGTTCCAGAATCAGCTGctgcaggcccaggcccaggcggCCGGGGCAGGAGCCACTGTCAGTGCGGGCTCCGATTACGATG GTAATTTTGGCGGCGTTCAAGGTGTCCAAAAAGTTCTCTCGCCCGGCGATCTACAGATTCATGCAAAT AATCCGGTGAATTGGCAAACATCCGCGGATAATACTCGCTTGATTGGGCACATGATATTACGTAAATACTATGATGGGGAAGATATATTAGGCTTAAAGGTCAACGGCGGCCAGCCCATCGGAGGAGTAGGAAGAGGAATAGGAGGTGGACCATtgggagtaggagtaggaggaggtcCATGCGGTGCTATTGTGGAGAAGGTGAAACGCGGATCGGTGGCCGATCTAGAAGGCCGTATACGACCAG GCGACGAGATCATCGAGTGGAATGGCCGGAATCTGCACAACAAGAGCGCAGATGAGGTCTACGACATTATCGACGAGAGCCGCCTGGATGCCCAGGTGGAACTGATTGTCAGTCGTCCGATCAGTGGtagtggcggcagcagccagaaCGTCAGTCCCAGCAGTGCCTGCtccaccaacaccaacagcagcagccttccGCCGCGCCGCTCTACGGCCAATTTCCCGCACAGCGGCCTGGCCACTAGCATGGCTGGCAGTGCGGTGGTCAGCAGCGGCGGACGATATCTACAGCGCAAAG CCCCAGCGGTTGAGGCCATTGAAATCCATCGTGATAAGCCCAGTGTTTTGATAACCTCACCCGGTTCGCCGGATATCCACGTAACAGCTGCATCGGGAGCGGGCAACGGGGCACGGAGTCAACGTGGCGGCGCCTCGCAGCATATACAGCGCCTGGGACCAAGCCACAGCactcacagccacagcagcagtgggagtggcagcgtcagcggcagcagcaccaccagcagcgtCCACGCAGCGTCCGGCAGTCTTCAGGGCGCCTCCGTTCCCGCCGCCGCGTCGACGAATTCTTCCTCCGCCCCGGGCGGAGGTCTGCACGGCACAACGACGGCGggccaccatcaccaccatcatTGCCACCAGCCATTGCCGTCCGTACATTTGCATGGCACCCACGGGGGCCTGGGGATGGGCAGTGGGGCGGGAACGACGACGCAACCGATACCGATCGAGGGGCGGCTGCAGCTGAAGCTCGGCTACGATCAGAACACACTCCAGCTGATCGTGACATTGGTGTGTGCCACAGGCCTGTCCCTGCGCCAGAGCGGAGCAGGCCGCAATCCCTATGCAAAA GTGTTCCTTCTGCCCGATCGAAGCCACAAGTCCAAGCGTCGGACAAAGACAGTGGGCACCACCTGCGAACCGCGCTGGGCGCAGACCTTTCTCTATTCGGGTCTGCGACGCTGTGATCTTAATGGACGGCTGCTTGAG GTGACGCTGTGGGACTATGTGCGCTATGGGGCCAACGATTTCATCGGCGAGGTGGTCATCGATCTGGCCCATCACATACTGGACGACGAGGCCGAATGGTATCAACTGCAGCCGCATCAGGACACCTCCTATCTC TTACGTGACGAGGGCAGCGATGTGGACGGCCTGATACTGACACCGACAGATCATTTATCACCGCCGAGCACCATGTCGCGTCTGAGCGACTCGGACACGACGTCCGACTGTGACATCGATGGAATGACGCCGGTGGCCAGCATCTCCTCGATGGGAAGCTCGGCCAGTCCGCCGCCCATGTTAGAG CTCGATCTAAACGAGCGTCGATCCAGACGCGACATGTCACCGCAGGGCCGCAAACGGGTGGCCGGAATGGTGGCCCGTGATTATCGCACTGTATCTGGCATTGGACAAAGTTATCATAATCAG GCATCTGCCACGGGCTATTATCgacgcggcggcggcggcgttggAGTCGGCGGAGGTAATGGTGTCGGCGGTTCCTGCATTGGACCCGGTGGCATGAGCCTCAGTCATCGCAGTCATTCGGCGGCACCCAACGACAGCTACCAcagcggaggcggcggcggagtGGGAGGAGTTCCCTCGGGTGGTCCAGGCTACGGCTATAGGAGCACCAGTCCACGCAGAGGCTCACTGTCGCCACCGGACGATCGGTACATAGACTATCCAGTGCTTCCAGTACACGGCTCACCCAACGCGCCCTCTATCTATCCGGGTTCGGGTCCGAGTTCGGGCGTTGCAGCCACATCGgccacacagcagcagagaTTCCAGTCGCGCTCGGCtacagccacgcccacagGATCGCCAAAGAAGAGGCAACTGCCACAG GTGCCTCAGACATCGCGTAGCGCCATGCTGCGGGACAGGCTCGGCCAGGACTTTGACGAGCGTCTGGCCTCGGGCAGCCGCTTTGGGAGGCATCGTACACGACAGCCGCATCACCAGGCCACCTACCGGAGCACCGGAATGGGCGGCTGGGAGCGCCACTACACAGGGCTGTCTGACAGCGACCTGCACTCGATGGACGCGAGGATGCGGCCGCGGCACTCGCTGTCGCCGGACAAGGACTTTATGGGCGAGTTCGGTGACTCCGATATGGAGTCGGTGGTCAGTGTGACGTCCAGCGCCTTCTCCACGCAGTCGGAGCGGCCGCGCACCTCGCGGGGACTCAG CGAGTACGACAAGGACAAGAACGGTCCTGAGGGCGGTGCCAAATCCACAGAAGGTGGCACCGGGGGAGAAGATAAAGCTG ATGGAAGCCAATCGGATACCGCTAATGATCGGAAGAAAGGCGGCACCGTGGACCAGGAACGCTCGCCAAAGGGCGGCAGCGGTATGGGCAAGAAATCCAATTCCACCTCCCAGCTGTCCGCAACAG AACAAGAGCAGTATCAGGCACAGTATTCAGGCAGCTCGACTAGCTCCGCTAGTCACCACCATCATATCACACTACCACCACCACATCCATATTACCAACGGCAGTCGCGCGGCTCGGCGGGCAGCATCCAGCGATCGGTGGAGGTGCCGCCGGTGCTATCGGTGACCCGTTACAGTGCCGGCAGTATACACTCGATCTCTAGCTCCGAGGGTTCATC ATTCTCTCCCTCGTTGCGCAATGATGGAGCCCTCAATGAGTTTGTCGAGGGCCTGGGACCAGGACAACTGGTGGGTCGCCAGGTGCTTGGTGCTCCCTCACTGGGCGACATCCAGCTATCGATGTGCCATCAGAAGGGCTTTCTAGAGGTGGAGGTCATTCGAGCCAGAGGGTTGACG CAAAAACCCTCATCGAAGATGCTGCCCGCTCCATATGTGAAGGTGTATCTGGTGTCGGGAAAGAACTGCGTGGACAAGATGAAGACTTCGACGGCGCGTCGCACCCTGGACCCGCTCTACCAGCAGCAGTTGGTGTTCAAGCACTCCTACGCTGGTTGCATACTCCAG ATAACCGTTTGGGGCGACTACGGGCGCATCGAGAAGAAAGTGTTTATGGGCGTCGCTCAGATAATGCTCGACGATCTGAATCTGTCAAATATCGTGATCGGCTGGTATAAGCTCTTTGGCACCACCTCACTGGTCAGTTGCTCTTCTATAGGTTTAGGCTCTAGGCGCTCATCGTTAGCATCACTCGATTCACTCAAACTCTAG